From a single Candidatus Brevundimonas phytovorans genomic region:
- a CDS encoding carotenoid oxygenase family protein, whose protein sequence is MTPTRRTLFMGAAALAAARVLTPDRAYAAQAMSATADWALATADVEGDVAPRALTLVHGRAPAGLSGSLYRNGPAKFRRPGGSSQHWFDGDGLIRRWRVEDGQASLAARFADTPKRRQEAEVGAMLMPGFGTVADPRARIGSPDDASPANTSVHRVGGKLWALWEAGSPLAMDPETLATEDFITLRPDLKGMPFLAHPRIEPDGRIWNLGLNGKQAMVWRLAANGTLEAADVIALPRASYIHDFSATAKHLVIVLQPWVHTRNIMPISAAFEWTPQAGTHVLVIDKADLSQRRIYELPPFGFFHAGDAWEEADGTIRLDLCAHKDMNFAARGAHEVLNGVPLGHDPAELAMVVLEPNGRGRLERTGLVGEFPRSDPRRAGLARRFSLHTTGERADRPLASAVGVTDWTSGRTRSFDFGPGHVTDEMVYVPKPGGTHEADAWLVGPTINLKAGVSELHVLDLLQVEDGPVATWRADVALPAAFHGNWV, encoded by the coding sequence ATGACCCCGACCCGTCGCACCTTGTTCATGGGCGCCGCCGCGCTCGCTGCCGCCCGCGTCCTGACCCCCGACCGCGCCTATGCCGCACAGGCGATGAGCGCGACCGCCGACTGGGCCCTGGCCACCGCCGACGTGGAGGGCGACGTGGCCCCGCGCGCCTTGACGCTGGTGCACGGTCGGGCGCCGGCCGGGCTGTCGGGCAGTCTCTATCGCAACGGCCCGGCCAAGTTCCGTCGGCCCGGCGGCTCGTCCCAGCACTGGTTCGACGGCGACGGCCTGATCCGCCGCTGGCGTGTCGAGGACGGTCAGGCGTCGCTGGCCGCCCGCTTCGCCGACACGCCCAAGCGGCGCCAGGAGGCCGAGGTCGGGGCCATGCTGATGCCGGGCTTCGGCACGGTCGCCGACCCGCGCGCCCGTATCGGTTCGCCCGACGACGCCAGCCCGGCCAATACCTCGGTGCACCGGGTGGGCGGCAAGCTGTGGGCGCTGTGGGAGGCGGGCTCGCCCCTGGCCATGGACCCCGAGACCCTGGCGACCGAGGACTTCATCACCCTGCGTCCCGACCTGAAGGGCATGCCCTTCCTGGCCCACCCGCGCATCGAACCGGACGGTCGCATCTGGAACCTGGGCCTGAACGGCAAGCAGGCCATGGTCTGGCGTCTGGCGGCGAACGGGACGCTGGAGGCGGCGGACGTCATCGCCCTGCCGCGCGCCAGCTATATCCACGACTTCAGCGCCACGGCGAAGCATCTGGTCATCGTGCTGCAGCCCTGGGTGCACACGCGCAACATCATGCCGATCTCGGCGGCGTTCGAGTGGACGCCGCAGGCCGGGACCCACGTGCTGGTGATCGACAAGGCCGACCTGAGCCAGCGCCGGATCTATGAACTGCCGCCCTTCGGCTTCTTCCATGCGGGCGACGCCTGGGAGGAGGCGGACGGCACGATCCGGCTGGATCTGTGCGCCCACAAGGACATGAATTTCGCCGCGCGCGGCGCCCATGAGGTGCTGAACGGCGTGCCGCTCGGCCATGACCCGGCGGAACTGGCCATGGTGGTGCTGGAGCCGAACGGTCGCGGGCGGCTGGAGCGCACCGGCTTGGTGGGCGAGTTCCCGCGCAGCGACCCGCGTCGCGCCGGGCTGGCCCGCCGTTTCAGCCTGCACACGACGGGCGAGCGCGCCGATCGACCTCTGGCCTCGGCGGTGGGGGTGACGGACTGGACCTCAGGCCGCACGCGGTCCTTCGACTTCGGCCCCGGCCACGTGACCGACGAGATGGTCTACGTGCCCAAGCCCGGCGGGACGCACGAGGCCGACGCCTGGCTGGTCGGCCCGACCATCAACCTGAAGGCGGGGGTCAGCGAACTGCACGTTCTGGACCTGCTGCAGGTCGAGGACGGCCCCGTCGCCACATGGCGCGCCGACGTGGCCCTGCCGGCGGCGTTTCATGGGAACTGGGTGTGA
- the rpe gene encoding ribulose-phosphate 3-epimerase yields MTQTVAATAPLICPSILASDFAKLGEEVRALEAAGADWIHVDVMDGHFVPNITIGPDVVKALRPHTRLPFDVHLMCAPVDNWLEAYREAGADLLSIHPESGPHVHRTLGRIRQLGAKAGLVFNPATPLSILEEVVDLVDLVLIMSVNPGFGGQKFIPSSLHKIERARAILDRAGSKAHLQVDGGVIADNAGACLSAGADALVAGSFVFKGGPDAYAANIQALKAAAA; encoded by the coding sequence ATGACCCAGACCGTCGCCGCAACCGCCCCGCTGATCTGCCCCTCCATCCTCGCCAGCGATTTCGCCAAGCTGGGCGAAGAGGTCCGCGCGCTCGAGGCCGCAGGCGCCGACTGGATCCACGTCGATGTCATGGACGGCCACTTCGTGCCCAACATCACCATCGGCCCGGATGTGGTGAAGGCCCTGCGCCCCCACACCCGTCTGCCGTTCGACGTCCACCTGATGTGCGCCCCGGTCGACAACTGGCTGGAGGCCTATCGCGAGGCGGGCGCCGACCTGCTCAGCATCCACCCGGAAAGCGGCCCCCACGTCCACCGCACCCTGGGCCGCATCCGCCAGCTGGGCGCCAAGGCCGGCCTGGTCTTCAACCCGGCCACGCCGCTGTCGATCCTCGAAGAGGTCGTCGACCTGGTCGATCTGGTGCTGATCATGTCGGTCAACCCCGGCTTCGGCGGTCAGAAATTCATCCCTTCGTCGCTGCACAAGATCGAGCGCGCCCGCGCCATCCTCGACCGCGCCGGGTCCAAGGCCCACCTGCAGGTCGACGGCGGCGTCATCGCCGACAACGCCGGGGCCTGCCTGTCCGCCGGGGCCGACGCCCTGGTCGCCGGCTCCTTCGTCTTCAAGGGCGGGCCGGACGCCTACGCCGCCAACATCCAGGCTCTGAAGG
- a CDS encoding DUF2141 domain-containing protein gives MIRTLAVAAVLAFTAPALAHSSSLAADDRVTLTFETGAETGAIMVALYDSEAAYEGGQPARVAQVDVAAGQREAVFDLPAGAYGVKAFHDVNGNGKMDTNPFGMPTEPFAFSNNAVGNMGPAKWDRARFEVMGATAQTIRIR, from the coding sequence ATGATCCGCACCCTCGCCGTCGCCGCCGTTCTGGCCTTCACAGCTCCTGCCCTGGCCCACTCCTCATCCTTGGCTGCGGACGACCGTGTGACCCTGACCTTCGAAACCGGCGCCGAGACCGGCGCTATCATGGTCGCCCTGTATGACAGCGAGGCCGCCTACGAGGGCGGACAGCCGGCGCGGGTGGCTCAGGTCGACGTGGCCGCGGGCCAGCGCGAGGCCGTGTTCGACCTGCCCGCCGGCGCCTATGGGGTGAAGGCCTTCCACGACGTCAACGGCAACGGCAAGATGGACACCAACCCCTTCGGGATGCCGACCGAGCCCTTCGCCTTCTCCAACAATGCGGTGGGCAACATGGGCCCGGCCAAGTGGGATCGCGCCCGCTTCGAGGTCATGGGCGCCACGGCCCAGACCATCCGCATCCGCTAA